A genomic region of Colletotrichum destructivum chromosome 1, complete sequence contains the following coding sequences:
- a CDS encoding Putative SET domain, tetratricopeptide-like helical domain superfamily, SET domain superfamily — MGLVQQVNAELDVDEPVAAHPTLNNVDFGLQIGVEEILGDVDPDVSLEFLKKADAHAGKPPPTRVPRESLVSTHNSYVEQQQKSEQQNTPRMVKKVVLALSYPPSVKPVSDLSPMRLDELLVENHHEDKYLVLRTIAPPYMGAGTITIVEDEHGNTDKLVLYNQGSSTILQAVPEGSVILLKEPYYKFSGDDDFMLCVDHPSDAILLRHGPDDSLIPDGFKQTSQSEVAAEWKNAGDRAFISKNLPLAAANYSRALELSSEDDTAFRVDVLLKRASINITAKRFDDALSDSLASRGGPTDWKAYFIAGKAAYELTEFQASKQYFEAALERKPEAVNIQKEYERCLARLEEERGNYDLAAMTVNVTAKNISIDRASFLSRTEVRDSPHHGRGLFATEDIKAGEMIFAEKATSVPNEFNPEHNSAAAYAQLVELCADNPMIHRKVLDLYGGSYKRSGHEGTVVDGRPVVDVFLLESIRRKNCFSGAQVSAQAANPDWDMWKQGMSRGLWVHSAYANHACLPNANRSFIGDMLIVTATVDIPAGTEITHIYLPPKAAYLLRMPQFRSSWGFVCSCALCAGEAKSPAEQHKKRIAALAEIEAIIRKKRPTRFQPDATIRQIERLTNRFSALHEAEVYDDLGLPRLMLVWPTMWLVEACHTRKQWAKVVRWAGEVFRNFGFVEPVRDGRLWMYRDTQAVTTFEVIKALKFAAEAYAALGSGVLARDCLDAARVGLTTMVGYVTDQTFDAFR, encoded by the exons ATGGGGCTTGTGCAGCAAGTCAACGCGGAGCTGGATGTAGACGAGCCTGTTGCCGCGCATCCGACGCTCAACAACGTCGACTTCGGTCTGCAgatcggcgtcgaggagatcCTTGGCGACGTTGACCCCGACGTCTCCCTCGAGTTCCTGAAGAAGGCTGATGCTCACGCGggcaagccgccgccgacgcgtGTGCCGAGGGAATCACTCGTGAGCACGCACAACAGCTatgtcgagcagcagcagaagtCCGAGCAGCAGAACACGCCGCGGATGGTGAAGAAGGTCGTCTTGGCGCTCTCTTACCCGCCGTCAGTAAAGCCGGTCTCCGATTTGTCCCCA ATGCGGCTGGATGAGTTGCTCGTCGAGAACCACCATGAGGACAAGTACCTTGTTCTCAGGACAATCGCGCCACCATACATGGGGGCAGGAACAATCACGATTGTGGAAGACGAGCACGGCAACACGGACAAGCTGGTGCTGTACAACCAGGGGAGCTCGACTATCCTGCAGGCCGTCCCCGAAGGGTCTGTGATTCTTCTCAAAGAGCCGTATTACAAATTCAGTGGCGATGACGACTTCATGCTCTGCGTCGACCATCCCTCGGACGCCATCCTGCTACGCCACGGCCCCGATGACTCGCTAATCCCGGACGGCTTCAAACAGACCTCACAGTCTGAGGTTGCGGCAGAGTGGAAGAATGCAGGAGATCGCGCCTTCATATCTAAGAACTTGCCATTGGCTGCGGCAAA TTATTCGAGAGCCCTGGAGCTGTCCTCGGAGGACGACACGGCCTTTAGAGTCGACGTCCTTCTGAAGCGAGCCAGCATAAATATCACTGCTAAGCGCTTCGACGACGCACTCTCAGACTCGCTCGCCTCAAGAGGCGGGCCGACTGACTGGAAGGCCTACTTCATCGCGGGCAAGGCCGCCTACGAGCTCACCGAGTTTCAGGCCAGCAAGCAATACTTCGAGGCGGCGTTGGAGCGGAAGCCGGAGGCAGTTAACATCCAGAAGGAATACGAGCGCTGCCTGGCGCGactcgaagaagagagaggcaaCTACGATCTGGCCGCGATGACGGTAAACGTGACGGCCAAGAACATCTCCATTGACAGGGCGAGTTTCCTCTCGAGAACCGAAGTCCGAGACTCGCCACACCACGGCCGCGGCCTCTTCGCCACGGAAGACATCAAGGCGGGCGAGATGATCTttgccgagaaggccaccaGCGTGCCCAACGAGTTCAACCCGGAACAcaactcggccgccgcctaTGCCCAGCTGGTGGAGCTCTGCGCGGACAACCCGATGATCCACAGAAAGGTGCTCGACCTGTACGGCGGCTCGTACAAGCGGTCAGGTCACgagggcaccgtcgtcgacggcaggcccgtcgtcgacgtcttcctcctcgagtcCATCCGGCGCAAGAACTGCTTCAGCGGCGCCCAGGTgtcggcgcaggcggcgaaCCCGGACTGGGACATGTGGAAGCAGGGCATGTCGCGCGGACTGTGGGTGCACTCGGCCTACGCCAACCACGCGTGTCTGCCCAACGCGAACCGGTCCTTCATCGGGGACATGCTCATCGTCACGGCCACGGTGGACATCCCCGCCGGTACCGAGATCACGCACATCTACCTCCCGCCCAAGGCGGCGTACCTCCTCCGCATGCCGCAGTTCCGATCAAGCTGGGGCTTCGTGTGCAGCTGCGCCCTCTGCGCGGGCGAGGCCAAGTCCCCGGCCGAGCAGCACAAGAAGCGCATCGCGGCActggccgagatcgaggccatcatccGGAAGAAGCGGCCGACGCGGTTCCAACCGGACGCGACGATCCGGCAGATCGAGAGGCTCACAAACCGGTTCTCGGCGCTgcacgaggccgaggtctacgacgacctcgggctACCGCGGCTGATGCTCGTGTGGCCGACCATGTGGCTCGTCGAGGCGTGCCACACGCGCAAGCAGTGGGCCAAGGTGGTGCGgtgggcgggcgaggtgtTCCGCAACTTTGGCTTCGTCGAGCCCGTCCGCGACGGGAGGCTGTGGATGTACCGGGACACGCAGGCGGTGACGACGTTCGAGGTCATCAAGGCGCTCAAGTTCGCAGCCGAGGCGTACGCGGCGCTCGGGAGCGGCGTGCTGGCGCGGGACTGCCTGGACGCCGCGCGGGTCGGGCTGACGACCATGGTTGGGTATGTGACGGACCAGACGTTTGATGCGTTCCggtga